The Fulvivirga ligni genome window below encodes:
- a CDS encoding LytR/AlgR family response regulator transcription factor yields MIRTIIIDDEKLARDVIGAYLKDHSDIEIIGECANGFEGVKMIQEHKPDLIFLDVQMPKLTGFEMLELLEEVPAVIFSTAFDEYALKAFEKSAADYLLKPYSKTRFSEAIDKARHKLGNKVGDAHTVSKILSVKEEEAEELNRIVVRAGSKIVIIPAERLDYVEAQDDYVALHSEGKKYLKQITMKYLEQSLPSDEFVRVHRSYIVRVNTIDRLEPYTKDSYVAFLKDGTKISVSRSGYSTLKNILHF; encoded by the coding sequence ATGATCAGGACCATAATTATCGATGATGAGAAGCTAGCCAGAGATGTAATAGGTGCTTATTTAAAAGATCACTCAGATATTGAGATAATTGGAGAATGCGCTAATGGCTTCGAAGGGGTGAAAATGATCCAGGAGCATAAGCCTGACCTGATCTTTTTAGATGTTCAGATGCCTAAGCTAACAGGTTTTGAAATGTTGGAGCTGCTAGAGGAGGTGCCGGCCGTTATCTTTAGTACTGCTTTTGATGAGTACGCTTTAAAAGCTTTTGAAAAAAGTGCGGCTGATTATTTATTAAAGCCATATTCTAAAACCAGATTTTCAGAGGCCATTGATAAGGCCAGGCATAAGCTGGGGAATAAAGTGGGAGATGCTCATACAGTATCTAAAATTTTATCTGTAAAAGAGGAAGAAGCTGAGGAGCTAAACAGGATTGTAGTACGTGCAGGCAGCAAAATTGTGATAATTCCTGCAGAAAGGCTTGACTATGTGGAAGCGCAGGATGATTACGTGGCGTTGCACAGTGAAGGAAAAAAGTACCTGAAACAAATCACTATGAAATATCTGGAGCAATCACTGCCCAGTGATGAGTTTGTTCGGGTACATCGCTCATATATCGTTAGGGTAAATACTATTGATAGATTGGAGCCTTACACTAAAGACAGTTATGTGGCTTTTTTGAAAGATGGTACAAAAATATCTGTCAGTCGTTCAGGTTATTCTACCTTGAAAAACATTCTTCATTTTTAA
- a CDS encoding sensor histidine kinase, with the protein MKHPLINKNIIIYLIVWAIIGIAHAAILHFHYEISQLASVADSLIFNILLGGLGVSYWFVIKFISPANQGLTTSVISLGVSLLIAVSIVDFIAFTALKHLFASYTIYLNLLSETFPWRLVIGVLYLLVIIMVYYLLNYNYELDQQEAKEVQMQELLKHSELEMLKFQINPHFIFNSLNSISSLTITDPEKARDMVIKLSDFLRSSLGKDAPESHNLKEELEQMNLYLDIEKIRFGDRLCVQNEIEDKCKGMTLPNMILQPLYENAIKYGVYEQLESVNIVTSCSCEDGNLKISIANNYDSESVPQKGKGIGLRNVRNRLELIYGIPGLVTIQKERKLFTVQLLIPQNLKS; encoded by the coding sequence ATGAAACACCCGCTCATTAATAAAAATATAATAATCTATTTAATAGTGTGGGCAATCATTGGTATTGCCCACGCTGCTATACTCCACTTTCACTATGAGATCAGCCAACTTGCATCCGTGGCTGATAGCCTTATTTTTAACATTCTCCTGGGAGGTCTTGGCGTAAGCTATTGGTTTGTTATCAAGTTTATTTCTCCCGCAAATCAAGGCCTTACTACCAGTGTAATTAGCCTTGGCGTTTCATTACTTATTGCAGTTTCAATAGTGGATTTTATAGCATTTACTGCTTTAAAGCATCTATTTGCTTCTTATACCATTTATTTGAATCTATTATCAGAAACTTTCCCTTGGCGATTAGTCATAGGTGTACTCTATCTGCTTGTGATTATCATGGTTTATTATCTACTCAATTATAATTACGAGCTTGATCAGCAAGAGGCGAAGGAAGTACAGATGCAAGAGTTGCTAAAGCACTCCGAGTTGGAGATGCTTAAGTTTCAGATCAATCCGCACTTTATTTTTAATAGCTTAAACTCAATTAGTTCACTTACCATTACAGATCCAGAAAAGGCCAGAGACATGGTCATTAAATTATCTGATTTTTTAAGATCATCATTAGGAAAAGATGCGCCGGAAAGTCATAATTTAAAAGAGGAGCTAGAACAGATGAACCTCTATCTGGATATAGAAAAGATTCGCTTTGGAGACAGGCTGTGTGTGCAAAATGAAATTGAAGATAAGTGCAAGGGAATGACCCTGCCCAACATGATTTTGCAGCCTTTGTATGAAAATGCCATTAAATATGGTGTATATGAACAGCTGGAATCTGTGAATATTGTTACATCTTGCTCTTGCGAGGATGGCAATTTAAAAATCTCTATTGCCAATAATTATGATTCAGAAAGCGTGCCTCAAAAAGGGAAAGGAATAGGTTTAAGAAATGTTAGAAATAGACTTGAACTTATATATGGTATTCCCGGGCTGGTCACTATTCAGAAAGAAAGAAAACTTTTCACCGTACAACTTTTAATTCCTCAAAACTTAAAATCATGA
- a CDS encoding S8 family serine peptidase: MSLVFFRCSDNSEEMVQELDQQPDLISREQIDNQIIESLRQTNEYNWKQASDEVLFSALMHSDTILTIGYQPQGETNIGSRISSININDKAWAQARATILEQVEVTIEAQGKTFRKADLNVNVHEVLPFIEIKIADLNTITQLRKMPEVRYVEPLGYEVNFREANPNGREASDSGCSNDPENSFDAGDYTTIAPNAKMSWNYSYMNIPQAWNYSTGAGIAVGLIDTGISPNQNKLNGQFNSGYSSGRYVNKYGFYNDSWWPWDTNPDGPDDRCGHGTAMAGVIAAPRSNSGSSVGVAYNVNLVATRGTGDVVVNGGKEKTGVSNALVFLGNRSDVKIISMSIGDVFTNSKVADAVRYAYGKGKLIFAAAGTSTSFTNWYGVIFPATMSETVAITGVKEGSYTRCDVCHSGSEVDFTVVMEKANNDRHGLSLAMSGDQPSTVGGSSVATATAAGIAALVWSKHPTWSRDQVLNKLKQTADLYPNRNSNYGWGTLDALAAVN, encoded by the coding sequence ATGTCACTTGTCTTTTTCAGATGTAGTGATAATTCTGAAGAAATGGTCCAGGAATTGGATCAGCAACCGGATCTCATTTCGAGAGAACAAATTGACAATCAGATCATTGAATCTTTAAGGCAAACCAACGAGTATAATTGGAAGCAGGCGTCTGATGAAGTACTCTTTAGCGCGCTGATGCATAGCGATACTATTCTCACTATTGGCTATCAGCCACAGGGAGAAACTAACATTGGCTCCAGAATTTCATCCATTAATATTAATGATAAAGCGTGGGCACAGGCGCGCGCTACTATTTTGGAACAGGTAGAAGTTACTATTGAAGCACAAGGCAAAACTTTTAGAAAAGCTGACCTGAATGTGAATGTGCATGAAGTACTTCCATTTATAGAAATTAAAATCGCTGACCTCAACACCATTACTCAGCTGAGAAAGATGCCTGAGGTAAGGTATGTGGAGCCTCTGGGGTATGAGGTAAATTTCCGAGAAGCTAATCCTAACGGAAGAGAAGCCAGTGATAGCGGCTGTTCCAATGATCCAGAAAATAGCTTTGATGCCGGTGATTATACCACAATAGCTCCAAATGCTAAAATGTCATGGAACTACAGCTATATGAATATTCCCCAGGCATGGAATTATTCTACAGGTGCAGGCATAGCTGTTGGTTTAATTGATACGGGTATATCGCCTAACCAAAATAAACTCAATGGCCAATTTAATTCTGGTTATTCCAGCGGCAGGTATGTAAACAAATACGGCTTTTATAATGACTCTTGGTGGCCATGGGACACTAATCCTGATGGCCCGGATGACAGATGTGGACATGGTACCGCTATGGCAGGAGTTATTGCAGCTCCAAGAAGTAATAGTGGAAGCTCAGTGGGTGTAGCTTATAATGTTAACCTGGTAGCTACCAGAGGTACTGGAGATGTTGTAGTTAACGGCGGAAAAGAAAAAACTGGTGTTTCAAATGCACTTGTATTCCTGGGAAACAGAAGTGATGTTAAAATAATAAGCATGTCTATTGGTGATGTATTCACTAACTCTAAAGTGGCTGATGCTGTGAGATATGCTTATGGCAAGGGCAAATTAATATTCGCTGCCGCAGGTACTTCTACATCCTTTACTAACTGGTACGGAGTAATATTCCCTGCTACTATGAGCGAAACAGTGGCAATTACAGGGGTAAAAGAAGGAAGCTATACCAGATGTGACGTGTGCCATTCTGGTAGCGAGGTGGATTTTACCGTGGTAATGGAAAAAGCTAATAATGATCGCCATGGTTTATCTCTGGCTATGAGCGGAGATCAGCCATCTACTGTAGGAGGTAGTTCAGTGGCTACAGCTACTGCCGCGGGTATTGCTGCGCTGGTGTGGTCTAAGCATCCTACCTGGAGTAGAGATCAAGTACTGAATAAGCTTAAGCAAACAGCTGATTTATATCCTAATAGAAATTCAAATTATGGATGGGGTACTTTAGATGCCCTGGCTGCTGTTAATTAA
- a CDS encoding SPOR domain-containing protein — protein MKKLTALLTLVLAVVLVTRSHAQLSKDEAKEWKNKAKEYKKNPAELKQLVEDKQNAEAEVSTLKTEKTSLESRLSDQNAKVSELQDDLSKLRSDLASARAELNAAKASPSSASSAGGKMVDGVVFKVQVGAFRNKDLSKYFDNNENFSGENEDGMQKITLGQFRDYWEADTFKKYLREMGVKDAWIVPYKDGTRVDIKDVLEGVIASDGPSDSE, from the coding sequence ATGAAAAAACTAACCGCATTACTTACATTGGTTTTGGCTGTTGTTCTCGTAACTCGTTCGCATGCCCAACTTTCTAAGGACGAGGCCAAAGAATGGAAGAATAAAGCAAAGGAATATAAGAAGAACCCAGCTGAACTTAAGCAGTTGGTAGAAGATAAGCAGAATGCTGAGGCAGAAGTAAGTACACTTAAGACAGAAAAAACAAGCCTAGAATCAAGATTAAGTGATCAAAATGCTAAAGTAAGTGAACTCCAAGATGATCTAAGCAAACTAAGAAGTGACTTAGCAAGTGCCAGAGCTGAATTAAATGCAGCTAAAGCATCACCATCTTCTGCTTCTTCAGCAGGCGGAAAAATGGTAGACGGCGTTGTATTTAAAGTGCAAGTAGGCGCTTTCAGAAACAAAGATCTTTCTAAGTACTTTGATAACAATGAAAACTTCAGCGGCGAGAACGAAGATGGAATGCAAAAGATCACTTTAGGTCAGTTTAGAGACTACTGGGAGGCAGATACCTTTAAAAAGTATCTTCGCGAAATGGGTGTGAAGGACGCATGGATCGTACCTTACAAAGATGGTACTAGAGTTGACATTAAAGACGTACTTGAAGGAGTTATCGCTTCTGACGGCCCATCAGATTCTGAATAA
- the fumC gene encoding class II fumarate hydratase, which translates to MEYRIEKDTMGEVKVPADKYWGAQTERSRNNFKIGAAASMPLEIVYGFAYLKKAAAHTNHALGVLDEEKRNLISQVCDEILEGKHDDQFPLVVWQTGSGTQSNMNTNEVIANRAHVLHGGTLEDAKKFIHPNDDVNKSQSSNDTFPTGMHIACYKMVIETTIPGVELLRDTLKKKSEEFKDVVKIGRTHLMDATPLTLGQEFSGYVSQLNHGIKALKNTLEHLSELALGGTAVGTGINTPEGYAEHVAGKIAEFTGLPFVSAENKFEALAAHDAIVESHGALKQLAVSLNKIGNDIRLLASGPRAGIGEINIPANEPGSSIMPGKVNPTQCEALTMVCAQVMGNDVAITIGGTQGHYELNVFKPVLAANFLQSARLIGDACVSFNENCAIGIEPNHKNIKQHLNNSLMLVTALNTHIGYEKAAKIAKAAHENGTTLKEEAVKSGFLTEQEFAEWVKPEDMVGSLKN; encoded by the coding sequence ATGGAATATCGCATAGAAAAAGATACAATGGGCGAGGTAAAAGTACCTGCCGATAAATACTGGGGAGCCCAGACAGAAAGATCTAGAAATAACTTCAAAATTGGCGCCGCAGCCAGTATGCCTTTAGAAATAGTATATGGTTTCGCTTACTTAAAGAAAGCTGCTGCCCATACTAACCACGCTTTAGGTGTTTTAGATGAAGAAAAGAGAAACCTGATTTCTCAGGTATGTGATGAAATTCTTGAAGGAAAACATGATGATCAATTTCCTCTGGTAGTTTGGCAAACTGGTTCTGGTACACAGTCGAACATGAACACCAATGAGGTAATCGCTAACCGTGCGCATGTACTTCACGGTGGTACTCTAGAAGATGCGAAGAAGTTTATTCACCCAAATGATGATGTAAACAAGTCTCAGTCATCTAACGACACTTTCCCTACAGGAATGCACATTGCCTGTTATAAAATGGTCATTGAAACTACTATTCCTGGTGTAGAGCTATTGAGAGATACTTTAAAAAAGAAATCTGAGGAGTTTAAAGATGTGGTTAAAATTGGTAGAACGCACCTGATGGACGCTACTCCTTTAACTTTAGGTCAGGAATTCTCAGGATATGTTTCTCAGTTAAACCATGGAATTAAAGCCTTAAAAAACACATTAGAGCACTTATCTGAACTTGCTTTAGGTGGAACTGCCGTAGGTACTGGTATTAACACACCTGAAGGATATGCCGAGCACGTAGCTGGTAAAATCGCAGAATTTACAGGTCTTCCTTTTGTAAGTGCTGAAAATAAATTTGAAGCACTGGCAGCTCATGATGCCATTGTAGAATCTCACGGTGCACTAAAGCAGCTGGCGGTATCTCTTAATAAAATTGGTAATGACATCAGATTATTAGCTTCAGGACCAAGAGCTGGTATTGGTGAAATCAATATCCCTGCTAACGAGCCAGGATCATCAATTATGCCTGGTAAGGTAAACCCTACTCAGTGTGAAGCTTTAACCATGGTTTGTGCTCAGGTAATGGGTAACGATGTGGCTATTACTATAGGAGGAACACAAGGTCACTATGAGCTGAACGTTTTCAAACCTGTATTAGCTGCTAACTTCTTACAATCAGCCAGGTTAATTGGAGATGCTTGTGTTTCATTTAATGAAAATTGCGCCATAGGTATTGAGCCTAACCATAAGAACATTAAGCAGCACTTAAACAATAGCTTAATGCTAGTTACTGCCTTAAACACGCATATCGGTTATGAAAAGGCCGCTAAGATTGCTAAGGCTGCTCATGAAAACGGCACCACTTTGAAAGAAGAGGCTGTGAAGTCTGGTTTCCTTACAGAGCAAGAGTTTGCCGAGTGGGTTAAACCTGAAGATATGGTAGGTAGCTTAAAAAACTAA
- a CDS encoding LiaF transmembrane domain-containing protein: protein MSERTNDSRFWLGIFLVLIGGTLLLDNLNIIPYYIPDYLVSVKTLFILVGIYLIVGRKKPEAGAVFIVIGGIMLARDFGWIYHFNMWKLFWPAIILVIGFSLISRRSIRGNYSNFNDPEKKNGIDYFDDFAIFGGREVIIDSQNFSGGKVTAVFGGSTIDLRNANLAEGTTVIDVFAMFGGSSIIVPPDWAVHVDVAAVLGGFNDKRISTLKVVPDTSRTLIIKGFVMFGGGDVKLTR from the coding sequence ATGAGCGAGCGTACAAACGACAGTAGATTTTGGTTGGGTATCTTTCTGGTATTAATAGGAGGTACTCTTCTTTTAGATAACTTAAATATTATACCTTATTACATTCCTGATTATTTAGTATCAGTGAAAACCTTATTCATTCTGGTAGGTATTTATTTAATTGTAGGTAGGAAAAAACCTGAAGCGGGAGCAGTATTTATAGTGATAGGAGGTATAATGTTAGCCCGGGATTTCGGCTGGATTTATCACTTTAATATGTGGAAACTATTCTGGCCGGCTATAATATTGGTGATCGGTTTCTCACTAATATCACGCCGCAGCATACGAGGCAATTATTCTAACTTTAACGATCCCGAAAAAAAAAACGGAATAGACTACTTTGATGATTTTGCCATATTTGGTGGCCGCGAGGTGATTATAGATTCACAGAATTTTTCAGGCGGAAAAGTCACAGCGGTTTTTGGTGGGTCTACTATAGATCTTCGGAATGCGAATCTTGCAGAGGGAACTACAGTAATAGATGTATTTGCCATGTTTGGAGGAAGTTCCATAATAGTGCCGCCAGACTGGGCAGTGCACGTAGATGTAGCGGCAGTTTTAGGAGGCTTTAATGATAAGCGTATCTCTACATTGAAGGTAGTACCAGATACCAGCAGAACTTTGATTATAAAAGGTTTTGTAATGTTTGGTGGTGGTGATGTAAAACTTACTAGATAA